The Novosphingobium terrae genome has a window encoding:
- a CDS encoding OmpW/AlkL family protein, translated as MRTLTKPAALLAALALAAMAGTAQADDSDQGHFQVKVLGTAVLASGHVTKVNSDAAGLVANGAVTGTKANDNAVPTIALEYFFTKNISVETICCVTGHHVTIGAGAAAGQGAIDDVKIIPATFTAKYHLPLGHGIKPYAGVGPALFIMLSDQPSGFVQGLGVTRTKMSSEFGVALQSGVDIALGHGYGLSFDAKKYFVSTNAHFYAGGTEVLSTRNRLDPWVVSGGISYRF; from the coding sequence ATGCGCACACTGACCAAACCCGCCGCCCTTCTGGCCGCCCTCGCGCTGGCAGCCATGGCCGGAACCGCTCAGGCCGATGACAGCGATCAGGGGCACTTTCAGGTCAAGGTGCTGGGCACCGCCGTGCTGGCCAGCGGCCATGTCACCAAGGTCAACAGCGATGCGGCGGGGCTGGTGGCAAACGGCGCGGTGACGGGCACCAAAGCCAATGACAATGCCGTGCCCACCATCGCGCTTGAGTATTTCTTCACGAAGAACATCTCGGTGGAAACGATCTGCTGCGTCACCGGCCATCATGTCACCATCGGCGCGGGCGCGGCGGCAGGTCAGGGCGCGATCGACGACGTGAAGATCATCCCCGCCACCTTCACCGCCAAATATCACCTGCCGCTGGGCCATGGCATCAAGCCCTATGCCGGCGTAGGCCCCGCGCTGTTCATCATGCTTTCGGATCAGCCCAGCGGTTTTGTGCAGGGTCTGGGCGTGACGCGGACCAAAATGTCGAGCGAGTTCGGCGTGGCGTTGCAGAGCGGTGTCGATATCGCGCTGGGCCATGGTTATGGGCTAAGCTTCGACGCCAAGAAGTATTTCGTCAGCACCAATGCGCATTTCTATGCGGGCGGCACCGAGGTTCTCAGCACGCGCAACCGGCTGGACCCATGGGTGGTGAGCGGCGGTATTAGCTATCGGTTTTGA